In the genome of Dermatophagoides farinae isolate YC_2012a chromosome 4, ASM2471394v1, whole genome shotgun sequence, the window TCTTCAAATAATCCGATAAACGACCACTGGCAGCTGTAGCTGATGCATTCgtaattgaagaaaattttcttaacGTTGCCATctttgtcaatgatgatgatgatgatgattcggcATTGGAGGATTTGGTAATTTTATTTGcatttgatgaaatcatataattatcattaaattcttgttgttgttccaaatCAGTACGTTGAATAGATTCGGATTTTATAATCTCattaaatgttttcattggtGATGGTTTTGCATTGGTTGAAGTATTATCAGTTTCACTATCGATGGCAGTTTCAGTATTcgatatattcaatattgatttaaCTACTTCATCACAAGtgatttgtgtttgttgagTAGGATATGGTTGAATTGGCAAACTATTCTGACTAGATTCTTCATATGATGGttgattcgaattcgaatcatttgacatcatcgtcatcatcattttagaTTTATTCGTTGATCGCcattcagatgatgatttttttgtcggTCGATTTGATGGACAAGAAAAACTGGATGAACTATGAACATCGGTAGAGGAATATGttgctgatgttgatgatgaatgtggtGAACCATttgctgatgataatgttgtcgATTTTAATGAACCTATTATCGATTCTTTTTGCACTAttggttgttgctgttgaatAGATGTCATACTAttgtcataatcattatttgttacattattattcgatgataTAATTCTTTGTGGATAACCAGGTTTTGGTCCATAACGTTTTGGTGAGCCTTCATATTGAGCTATTGGTACAGAACCAATAATTCGTGCAATTGGctcatttaaatcaaattctgattttttctcaatcGAAATACTGGATTGATCTGATTCGGATCCAAGATCAATTTCTTCTTtatgatcaacaataaaattattatagtcttgtgtttgaatattatcattacaatcatcatcaatatcatcaacaatgacatTATCTGTgccattgttttttgatacaattgataatttattctTTAAATCGGTGGCAAATTTTTCGCAAactaaattcatttcatttcttataTTCTCAtctacattatcattatcatcaacgataTCATCTATCATTGTTTTATCGGTTGTACCAAGTTCTGTTTGTTTAGGcaacaatgttgttgttgttgttgctgttgtagAAAATCGTTCACattcttgattattattttggttattttccaaaaaagattgatgttgatgttcgataaatttgaaattacgattcttgttattgttcatcaacgatgatgatgatggtgatcgaTGATTAGTCGTAACTAGTTCAATTGTTGCACAATTATTCGTATTAGATGTGCGactacaatcatcatcaagatcattTACAGAATCTATGTTAATATCACTTGAAGATGGCATTTGACAATCTTCTTTATACGAAATGACATTCGACGTTGATGTTGATTCCATTTCTGATGgctgatgatgttgttgttgctgactagagaatttttcattcgaatatttcgaattttttcccattgtATCACCATGATTTATGGccgataaattttcatttgaatcatttgaaaattcatctaTATTGTCCGTGAATTTAGATGAATTCTCAATATTTGTCaacaattcattattttgatttgtattGTTTGTGGATTGTTTATTGCTACGGAATTGAGCTACACTAGATGGCAtggttgatgatggcaaaattttcttgtcTGTACCAACATTGTAATCAGTGGCAATGGACACAGTAGTTTCCATCAAATCGGGTGATGGTGCTAGATccataaaattgaatgatggtCGAATGACCATTGAACCaatgtttgatttaaatttattcttAACCACAGCCGATTTAGACATAATTTGATGGCTATTATTCTGATATCGTTTTTTCGATCGAGTACTGCGGCTTGAACTAAATAATTCATTACCACCAGCCATTgctagatgatgatcacgagatctcaaatcattttgttgacggctaatatgatgatgatcatcatcattaacatccacatcatcaacatcgccatcacaataatcatcatcatcacaattattGTGTTTTATATTATTTACATTAGTCGTCGTACCGATTGATTTAATCAAAGTGGTATTTTTATCtcgattcattttgtttaccATCATAGCATCCATGTTGATCCTACTGAATAGgatatcatcttcatcgttGAGATCATAATCTAATTTATCTTGACGGCCACAAATATcaacattttgaattttatcatctTCAGGTGATAAAAGTAGACTATCCAATCGTAATTTAGCTGCAATTGTTGGCTCTTGATTTTTTAACCTTCTTGGCCGATGGATAGAATTACTGGTTGTTGTGACTgtattatttgtttcattaccCCCATAGGGTATTGATTTCCGTATCGATGTTTcgttcgatgatgatcgatcacGTGAACAGGTCGAATCGTTCGacattcgttcatttttgattgaacgaattttcgattttgattctCGATCATCTGGTTgcgatttttgttgttgattatgtgTTGTTATCATTGGCTGCGGTATATGCATGTTGTCTTCAATTGGCGATAATGtaggtggtgatggtgatggtgatatgCCCATAAAATTCCATATCCGTTTTCCATGATCATTTATTCggttatttgaatttttcaatctcgGATTCGTCGttggaatttgttttttattcaaatcaatcgatggtCGAACAGTGGCTAATGAACAATCATGTTGATCGTTTTTGatattaccatcattattatcattatcatcacaacaaTCTTTAACATCATGATGGTATTCCATAGGTGTTCttttatctttattattattattattattattggaagtggttatttttgtttttggtcgACATTttggaaataatttttcaataagcTCAGCATTTTCCAtaaaaccatcatcacttagattattaattgatttacTATTACTAAAGCCAACAATATTCTGCTGTATATTGTCCGAATTCGATtgcaattgttgttgttgttgttgttgttgatgatgtataATCGAATGATAAGATTGACTTTGATgaaagtttttatttatattcgaTGAATTACCgttggaattattattattattattatttttccaaCCACCATTCGTTTGGTATGGCATTtcgaaat includes:
- the LOC124500357 gene encoding uncharacterized protein LOC124500357 isoform X4, giving the protein MPYQTNGGWKNNNNNNNSNGNSSNINKNFHQSQSYHSIIHHQQQQQQQQLQSNSDNIQQNIVGFSNSKSINNLSDDGFMENAELIEKLFPKCRPKTKITTSNNNNNNNKDKRTPMEYHHDVKDCCDDNDNNDGNIKNDQHDCSLATVRPSIDLNKKQIPTTNPRLKNSNNRINDHGKRIWNFMGISPSPSPPTLSPIEDNMHIPQPMITTHNQQQKSQPDDRESKSKIRSIKNERMSNDSTCSRDRSSSNETSIRKSIPYGGNETNNTVTTTSNSIHRPRRLKNQEPTIAAKLRLDSLLLSPEDDKIQNVDICGRQDKLDYDLNDEDDILFSRINMDAMMVNKMNRDKNTTLIKSIGTTTNVNNIKHNNCDDDDYCDGDVDDVDVNDDDHHHISRQQNDLRSRDHHLAMAGGNELFSSSRSTRSKKRYQNNSHQIMSKSAVVKNKFKSNIGSMVIRPSFNFMDLAPSPDLMETTVSIATDYNVGTDKKILPSSTMPSSVAQFRSNKQSTNNTNQNNELLTNIENSSKFTDNIDEFSNDSNENLSAINHGDTMGKNSKYSNEKFSSQQQQHHQPSEMESTSTSNVISYKEDCQMPSSSDINIDSVNDLDDDCSRTSNTNNCATIELVTTNHRSPSSSSLMNNNKNRNFKFIEHQHQSFLENNQNNNQECERFSTTATTTTTLLPKQTELGTTDKTMIDDIVDDNDNVDENIRNEMNLVCEKFATDLKNKLSIVSKNNGTDNVIVDDIDDDCNDNIQTQDYNNFIVDHKEEIDLGSESDQSSISIEKKSEFDLNEPIARIIGSVPIAQYEGSPKRYGPKPGYPQRIISSNNNVTNNDYDNSMTSIQQQQPIVQKESIIGSLKSTTLSSANGSPHSSSTSATYSSTDVHSSSSFSCPSNRPTKKSSSEWRSTNKSKMMMTMMSNDSNSNQPSYEESSQNSLPIQPYPTQQTQITCDEVVKSILNISNTETAIDSETDNTSTNAKPSPMKTFNEIIKSESIQRTDLEQQQEFNDNYMISSNANKITKSSNAESSSSSSLTKMATLRKFSSITNASATAASGRLSDYLKMNHSGSLESSDSNKSGDKYNYHDHDDYGSSSSSHHLNQEFRKNYTKSHYTKTHNDENELQVADSGISNNDLQLDQTSATSSTVDNNNNNNNDIGRNRKSKLNSFICLSPELANGKDFLENHQYSTHLNVSDLCLSGNGDCNRRDYYNKEKISSSSSSSMIPENDTRLINIMPVLEDGLSSGMPSSDDGDDGEMMEYDYDDDDGGDDQDHITGINNEQQPPPFDDYNHEYQTSNGRTVIGCETTTTTNVASQSSSFNNNYHQQQSNTMNVDGESVNQNSYDFCYHNNNSKQNQDQFVAKAKITNGQPQPSYFTGFNVGGKNNGPYTGRDESTTTSNSNNRIHDTDDKDSNIMYDNSNSYEYHPSSMPTNFQMITDETNTVRTVTDSTTNSLSQTQHHPKRMDMTDLRCQTGQQTGIAHDNKYCLSSSSSNRPMTNSHSSMRATMPNKSIHSSSLSANQNINNNNNTTLSPGSTVDAASDSPQSPPHSYGHNSYHHYFHHHPSPQPSSVQQHQQNYPNLSSSPTMLQSPNSPGDGSLHHHHHHHHHNASSSSASSAASSASSVSAHHGQPPPPSSSSSSINHHQYHHYHKSTQLNQSPTQDLQSQATQPQATLNSTNATIVPGTINISGVAPIGTSSSSSIPAPNLRHPDDDCDTDQETDRLLGSQRVSQNDDKGFYDEKTQTKRSNTSREVLIEGVLFRARYLGSTQLVCDGQPTKATRMMQAEEAVSRIKAPEGESQPSTEVDLFISTEKIMVLNTDLKEIMMDHALRTISYIADIGDLLVLMARRRSQIDDQNDSGIKRSPKMICHVFESEEAQYIAQSIGQAFQVAYMEFLKANGIKDSSFLKEMDYQEVLNSQEIFGDELEMFSKREKQKEVIVPKQKGEILGIVIVESGWGSMLPTVVIANLAQNSPSARCGQLNIGDQIIAINGISLVGLPLSTCQNYVKNTKNQTVVKFTIVPCPPVVEVKIKRPDTKYQLGFSVQNGVICSLLRGGIAERGGVRVGHRIIEINGQSVVAVPHDRIVNLLATSVGEIHMKTMPTSMFRLLTGQEAPSYM
- the LOC124500357 gene encoding uncharacterized protein LOC124500357 isoform X1 gives rise to the protein MPYQTNGGWKNNNNNNNSNGNSSNINKNFHQSQSYHSIIHHQQQQQQQQLQSNSDNIQQNIVGFSNSKSINNLSDDGFMENAELIEKLFPKCRPKTKITTSNNNNNNNKDKRTPMEYHHDVKDCCDDNDNNDGNIKNDQHDCSLATVRPSIDLNKKQIPTTNPRLKNSNNRINDHGKRIWNFMGISPSPSPPTLSPIEDNMHIPQPMITTHNQQQKSQPDDRESKSKIRSIKNERMSNDSTCSRDRSSSNETSIRKSIPYGGNETNNTVTTTSNSIHRPRRLKNQEPTIAAKLRLDSLLLSPEDDKIQNVDICGRQDKLDYDLNDEDDILFSRINMDAMMVNKMNRDKNTTLIKSIGTTTNVNNIKHNNCDDDDYCDGDVDDVDVNDDDHHHISRQQNDLRSRDHHLAMAGGNELFSSSRSTRSKKRYQNNSHQIMSKSAVVKNKFKSNIGSMVIRPSFNFMDLAPSPDLMETTVSIATDYNVGTDKKILPSSTMPSSVAQFRSNKQSTNNTNQNNELLTNIENSSKFTDNIDEFSNDSNENLSAINHGDTMGKNSKYSNEKFSSQQQQHHQPSEMESTSTSNVISYKEDCQMPSSSDINIDSVNDLDDDCSRTSNTNNCATIELVTTNHRSPSSSSLMNNNKNRNFKFIEHQHQSFLENNQNNNQECERFSTTATTTTTLLPKQTELGTTDKTMIDDIVDDNDNVDENIRNEMNLVCEKFATDLKNKLSIVSKNNGTDNVIVDDIDDDCNDNIQTQDYNNFIVDHKEEIDLGSESDQSSISIEKKSEFDLNEPIARIIGSVPIAQYEGSPKRYGPKPGYPQRIISSNNNVTNNDYDNSMTSIQQQQPIVQKESIIGSLKSTTLSSANGSPHSSSTSATYSSTDVHSSSSFSCPSNRPTKKSSSEWRSTNKSKMMMTMMSNDSNSNQPSYEESSQNSLPIQPYPTQQTQITCDEVVKSILNISNTETAIDSETDNTSTNAKPSPMKTFNEIIKSESIQRTDLEQQQEFNDNYMISSNANKITKSSNAESSSSSSLTKMATLRKFSSITNASATAASGRLSDYLKMNHSGSLESSDSNKSGDKYNYHDHDDYGSSSSSHHLNQEFRKNYTKSHYTKTHNDENELQVADSGISNNDLQLDQTSATSSTVDNNNNNNNDIGRNRKSKLNSFICLSPELANGKDFLENHQYSTHLNVSDLCLSGNGDCNRRDYYNKEKISSSSSSSMIPENDTRLINIMPVLEDGLSSGMPSSDDGDDGEMMEYDYDDDDGGDDQDHITGINNEQQPPPFDDYNHEYQTSNGRTVIGCETTTTTNVASQSSSFNNNYHQQQSNTMNVDGESVNQNSYDFCYHNNNSKQNQDQFVAKAKITNGQPQPSYFTGFNVGGKNNGPYTGRDESTTTSNSNNRIHDTDDKDSNIMYDNSNSYEYHPSSMPTNFQMITADETNTVRTVTDSTTNSLSQTQHHPKRMDMTDLRCQTGQQTGIAHDNKYCLSSSSSNRPMTNSHSSMRATMPNKSIHSSSLSANQNINNNNNTTLSPGSTVDAASDSPQSPPHSYGHNSYHHYFHHHPSPQPSSVQQHQQNYPNLSSSPTMLQSPNSPGDGSLHHHHHHHHHNASSSSASSAASSASSVSAHHGQPPPPSSSSSSINHHQYHHYHKSTQLNQSPTQDLQSQATQPQATLNSTNATIVPGTINISGVAPIGTSSSSSIPAPNLRHPDDDCDTDQETDRLLGSQRVSQNDDKGFYDEKTQTKRSNTSREARHLSSKVLIEGVLFRARYLGSTQLVCDGQPTKATRMMQAEEAVSRIKAPEGESQPSTEVDLFISTEKIMVLNTDLKEIMMDHALRTISYIADIGDLLVLMARRRSQIDDQNDSGIKRSPKMICHVFESEEAQYIAQSIGQAFQVAYMEFLKANGIKDSSFLKEMDYQEVLNSQEIFGDELEMFSKREKQKEVIVPKQKGEILGIVIVESGWGSMLPTVVIANLAQNSPSARCGQLNIGDQIIAINGISLVGLPLSTCQNYVKNTKNQTVVKFTIVPCPPVVEVKIKRPDTKYQLGFSVQNGVICSLLRGGIAERGGVRVGHRIIEINGQSVVAVPHDRIVNLLATSVGEIHMKTMPTSMFRLLTGQEAPSYM
- the LOC124500357 gene encoding uncharacterized protein LOC124500357 isoform X3, whose amino-acid sequence is MPYQTNGGWKNNNNNNNSNGNSSNINKNFHQSQSYHSIIHHQQQQQQQQLQSNSDNIQQNIVGFSNSKSINNLSDDGFMENAELIEKLFPKCRPKTKITTSNNNNNNNKDKRTPMEYHHDVKDCCDDNDNNDGNIKNDQHDCSLATVRPSIDLNKKQIPTTNPRLKNSNNRINDHGKRIWNFMGISPSPSPPTLSPIEDNMHIPQPMITTHNQQQKSQPDDRESKSKIRSIKNERMSNDSTCSRDRSSSNETSIRKSIPYGGNETNNTVTTTSNSIHRPRRLKNQEPTIAAKLRLDSLLLSPEDDKIQNVDICGRQDKLDYDLNDEDDILFSRINMDAMMVNKMNRDKNTTLIKSIGTTTNVNNIKHNNCDDDDYCDGDVDDVDVNDDDHHHISRQQNDLRSRDHHLAMAGGNELFSSSRSTRSKKRYQNNSHQIMSKSAVVKNKFKSNIGSMVIRPSFNFMDLAPSPDLMETTVSIATDYNVGTDKKILPSSTMPSSVAQFRSNKQSTNNTNQNNELLTNIENSSKFTDNIDEFSNDSNENLSAINHGDTMGKNSKYSNEKFSSQQQQHHQPSEMESTSTSNVISYKEDCQMPSSSDINIDSVNDLDDDCSRTSNTNNCATIELVTTNHRSPSSSSLMNNNKNRNFKFIEHQHQSFLENNQNNNQECERFSTTATTTTTLLPKQTELGTTDKTMIDDIVDDNDNVDENIRNEMNLVCEKFATDLKNKLSIVSKNNGTDNVIVDDIDDDCNDNIQTQDYNNFIVDHKEEIDLGSESDQSSISIEKKSEFDLNEPIARIIGSVPIAQYEGSPKRYGPKPGYPQRIISSNNNVTNNDYDNSMTSIQQQQPIVQKESIIGSLKSTTLSSANGSPHSSSTSATYSSTDVHSSSSFSCPSNRPTKKSSSEWRSTNKSKMMMTMMSNDSNSNQPSYEESSQNSLPIQPYPTQQTQITCDEVVKSILNISNTETAIDSETDNTSTNAKPSPMKTFNEIIKSESIQRTDLEQQQEFNDNYMISSNANKITKSSNAESSSSSSLTKMATLRKFSSITNASATAASGRLSDYLKMNHSGSLESSDSNKSGDKYNYHDHDDYGSSSSSHHLNQEFRKNYTKSHYTKTHNDENELQVADSGISNNDLQLDQTSATSSTVDNNNNNNNDIGRNRKSKLNSFICLSPELANGKDFLENHQYSTHLNVSDLCLSGNGDCNRRDYYNKEKISSSSSSSMIPENDTRLINIMPVLEDGLSSGMPSSDDGDDGEMMEYDYDDDDGGDDQDHITGINNEQQPPPFDDYNHEYQTSNGRTVIGCETTTTTNVASQSSSFNNNYHQQQSNTMNVDGESVNQNSYDFCYHNNNSKQNQDQFVAKAKITNGQPQPSYFTGFNVGGKNNGPYTGRDESTTTSNSNNRIHDTDDKDSNIMYDNSNSYEYHPSSMPTNFQMITADETNTVRTVTDSTTNSLSQTQHHPKRMDMTDLRCQTGQQTGIAHDNKYCLSSSSSNRPMTNSHSSMRATMPNKSIHSSSLSANQNINNNNNTTLSPGSTVDAASDSPQSPPHSYGHNSYHHYFHHHPSPQPSSVQQHQQNYPNLSSSPTMLQSPNSPGDGSLHHHHHHHHHNASSSSASSAASSASSVSAHHGQPPPPSSSSSSINHHQYHHYHKSTQLNQSPTQDLQSQATQPQATLNSTNATIVPGTINISGVAPIGTSSSSSIPAPNLRHPDDDCDTDQETDRLLGSQRVSQNDDKGFYDEKTQTKRSNTSREVLIEGVLFRARYLGSTQLVCDGQPTKATRMMQAEEAVSRIKAPEGESQPSTEVDLFISTEKIMVLNTDLKEIMMDHALRTISYIADIGDLLVLMARRRSQIDDQNDSGIKRSPKMICHVFESEEAQYIAQSIGQAFQVAYMEFLKANGIKDSSFLKEMDYQEVLNSQEIFGDELEMFSKREKQKEVIVPKQKGEILGIVIVESGWGSMLPTVVIANLAQNSPSARCGQLNIGDQIIAINGISLVGLPLSTCQNYVKNTKNQTVVKFTIVPCPPVVEVKIKRPDTKYQLGFSVQNGVICSLLRGGIAERGGVRVGHRIIEINGQSVVAVPHDRIVNLLATSVGEIHMKTMPTSMFRLLTGQEAPSYM
- the LOC124500357 gene encoding uncharacterized protein LOC124500357 isoform X2 produces the protein MPYQTNGGWKNNNNNNNSNGNSSNINKNFHQSQSYHSIIHHQQQQQQQQLQSNSDNIQQNIVGFSNSKSINNLSDDGFMENAELIEKLFPKCRPKTKITTSNNNNNNNKDKRTPMEYHHDVKDCCDDNDNNDGNIKNDQHDCSLATVRPSIDLNKKQIPTTNPRLKNSNNRINDHGKRIWNFMGISPSPSPPTLSPIEDNMHIPQPMITTHNQQQKSQPDDRESKSKIRSIKNERMSNDSTCSRDRSSSNETSIRKSIPYGGNETNNTVTTTSNSIHRPRRLKNQEPTIAAKLRLDSLLLSPEDDKIQNVDICGRQDKLDYDLNDEDDILFSRINMDAMMVNKMNRDKNTTLIKSIGTTTNVNNIKHNNCDDDDYCDGDVDDVDVNDDDHHHISRQQNDLRSRDHHLAMAGGNELFSSSRSTRSKKRYQNNSHQIMSKSAVVKNKFKSNIGSMVIRPSFNFMDLAPSPDLMETTVSIATDYNVGTDKKILPSSTMPSSVAQFRSNKQSTNNTNQNNELLTNIENSSKFTDNIDEFSNDSNENLSAINHGDTMGKNSKYSNEKFSSQQQQHHQPSEMESTSTSNVISYKEDCQMPSSSDINIDSVNDLDDDCSRTSNTNNCATIELVTTNHRSPSSSSLMNNNKNRNFKFIEHQHQSFLENNQNNNQECERFSTTATTTTTLLPKQTELGTTDKTMIDDIVDDNDNVDENIRNEMNLVCEKFATDLKNKLSIVSKNNGTDNVIVDDIDDDCNDNIQTQDYNNFIVDHKEEIDLGSESDQSSISIEKKSEFDLNEPIARIIGSVPIAQYEGSPKRYGPKPGYPQRIISSNNNVTNNDYDNSMTSIQQQQPIVQKESIIGSLKSTTLSSANGSPHSSSTSATYSSTDVHSSSSFSCPSNRPTKKSSSEWRSTNKSKMMMTMMSNDSNSNQPSYEESSQNSLPIQPYPTQQTQITCDEVVKSILNISNTETAIDSETDNTSTNAKPSPMKTFNEIIKSESIQRTDLEQQQEFNDNYMISSNANKITKSSNAESSSSSSLTKMATLRKFSSITNASATAASGRLSDYLKMNHSGSLESSDSNKSGDKYNYHDHDDYGSSSSSHHLNQEFRKNYTKSHYTKTHNDENELQVADSGISNNDLQLDQTSATSSTVDNNNNNNNDIGRNRKSKLNSFICLSPELANGKDFLENHQYSTHLNVSDLCLSGNGDCNRRDYYNKEKISSSSSSSMIPENDTRLINIMPVLEDGLSSGMPSSDDGDDGEMMEYDYDDDDGGDDQDHITGINNEQQPPPFDDYNHEYQTSNGRTVIGCETTTTTNVASQSSSFNNNYHQQQSNTMNVDGESVNQNSYDFCYHNNNSKQNQDQFVAKAKITNGQPQPSYFTGFNVGGKNNGPYTGRDESTTTSNSNNRIHDTDDKDSNIMYDNSNSYEYHPSSMPTNFQMITDETNTVRTVTDSTTNSLSQTQHHPKRMDMTDLRCQTGQQTGIAHDNKYCLSSSSSNRPMTNSHSSMRATMPNKSIHSSSLSANQNINNNNNTTLSPGSTVDAASDSPQSPPHSYGHNSYHHYFHHHPSPQPSSVQQHQQNYPNLSSSPTMLQSPNSPGDGSLHHHHHHHHHNASSSSASSAASSASSVSAHHGQPPPPSSSSSSINHHQYHHYHKSTQLNQSPTQDLQSQATQPQATLNSTNATIVPGTINISGVAPIGTSSSSSIPAPNLRHPDDDCDTDQETDRLLGSQRVSQNDDKGFYDEKTQTKRSNTSREARHLSSKVLIEGVLFRARYLGSTQLVCDGQPTKATRMMQAEEAVSRIKAPEGESQPSTEVDLFISTEKIMVLNTDLKEIMMDHALRTISYIADIGDLLVLMARRRSQIDDQNDSGIKRSPKMICHVFESEEAQYIAQSIGQAFQVAYMEFLKANGIKDSSFLKEMDYQEVLNSQEIFGDELEMFSKREKQKEVIVPKQKGEILGIVIVESGWGSMLPTVVIANLAQNSPSARCGQLNIGDQIIAINGISLVGLPLSTCQNYVKNTKNQTVVKFTIVPCPPVVEVKIKRPDTKYQLGFSVQNGVICSLLRGGIAERGGVRVGHRIIEINGQSVVAVPHDRIVNLLATSVGEIHMKTMPTSMFRLLTGQEAPSYM